The stretch of DNA AGCTAGTATGTATAGTGTGTGGATATAGCCCACAACACCCAGAGAGCTGCATAGGaggcccacagtggtaaataggttgagagcGACCGGGTTAGAGCGATCACAGGGAGCTCTGATAGGTCCCATTTGTTCATTTTGGGGAGTGATCTGGAAGAGCAGAGAGTAAAACAACATTAGCACAGTACACCGAGGGTGTTAAGTGGGGAGGGGAGTAAGAGGACAAGGATTCAATATAAAAGGAGCCAGAGAGGTTAGAAACGTGTTTAGAAAACAATGGTGGGAGACTCATGGAAAAATGCAGCATGGGGAAATGCATATGGGGAAAATAATTTGAAAGATTCACCGAGGGCACACCTTAGAAACAGCAGGTAAATGTTTGGGCAGCAAATCAGACATATGTTTGTAGGACAGTCAAAAATGCAATGGGATTTGGTTTATGCCAAGTTATTGGCGATGGAATTTACCAGCTACAATGGCAGAGGATGAGAGGAAGCATCTGctaaaaatcaaacatttccAGATCACCAGGCCCAGCAACTTACCCCATGAACCTTAAAGGAACCAGGTGAGGAGCTCTCTGAAACCAGTAATGCTAATATTTAATTCATTTGCGGAAATTCGAAAGGGTTGGAGAATTGTCAACATagttccaatatttaaaaagggcaaaaGGGGTTAGCCAGGGGAGCCAGAGCAATTAGCCTGACACCAATTCCAggtaaaataatggaatggctaaTTCAGGACTTCATTAACAAAGAATCAGAGGCTAAAAATGTACTCCATGCAGTAAGCATGGTTTCATAGAAGTAAGGGCTTGTCAGAGAAACCTGttgcttttttggtttttttttaaaggattataGATCtgtttgataaaggtaactgtatTGATATAGTTTCCTTGGATTTCTCTAAGACATTTGACTTTGTACCAGaacacattttgattaaaaaaatcttccatGACATGGAATTAACAGGAAACCCAttagatggattaaaaactggttttcagatagatctcaaaatgtagcGGTCAATGAGGAGATACATGAATAAGTGGGGTTGTTTTCAGTggagtcccccagggatcagTTTTTAGTCCAATGCTAGCTACTATTGTTATCAATGATCTAGACAATGATACCAAATTtttgctggtaaagtttgcagatgacacagagatTTGGGGTCAGTAAATCATGAGGACAGGATCCTGCTAGAGTGATCTGAATCACCTGATAAAGTGGTAACAAagcaacaaaatgtgttttaacacAGCCAATACAAGATAATAAATGTGGGAACCAAGAAAACAGGTTATACCTAACATGATGGGAAAAGGATTGAGAACTCATCGTAGATAAATCGTCTCAGCAGGTGGTTTCAGTTCAGTGCTGCAGTAAAAAGGGCTCTTGAGCACATTGAGAagtgtccagctctggtgtccCCTCTTCAAGAATTCAGAAATattggagagagttcaaaggAGCCCCACAAAAATGGTCCAGGGGCTAGAAAATGAGCCTTATGATGTGACGTTTatgcacataagaatggccacactgggtcagaccaaaggtccatcaagcccagtatcctgtctgccaacagtggccaatggcaggttcCCCAAAGGGAATggacagacaggttatcatcaagtgatccatgccctgtcacccaatcccagcttctggcaaacagaggctagggacaccattcctgcccatcctggctaatagccatcgatggacctatcctccatgaatttatctagctctcttttgaactctgttatagtactggctttcacaacaccctctggcaaggagttccagaggttgacagtgcgttgcatgaaaaaatactttcttgtgtttgttttaaacctgctgcctattaatttcatttggtggccccttgctcttgtattatgagagagtaaataacacttccttgtttactttctctataccactcacgattttatagacctctatcatatccccccttagttgcctcttttccaagatgaaaagtcccagtcttattaatctctcctcatacagaagccattctatacccctaatcattttcgttgcccttttctgaaccttttccaattccaatatatcttttttgagatggggtgaccacatctgaacgcagtattcaaggtgtgggcgtaccatggatttatttagaggcatattttctgtcctattattgatccctttcttaattattcacagcattctgtttgcttttttgacttctacttcacattgagtggatgtttgcagagaactatccacaatgactccaagagctctttcttgagtggtaacagctaatttagaccccatcattttatatgtacagctgggattatgttttccaatctgcattactttgcattacaTTATCAacattatcaacattgaatttcatctgccattttgttgcccagtcacccagttttgtgagatccttttgtagctcttcgcagtctgcctcaGACTTAACTAtcatgagtagttttgtatcatctgcaaattttgccacctcactgtttacccctttttccagatggtttatgaatatgttaactaggactggtcccagtacagacccctgggggacaccactatttacctctcttcattccaaaaactgataatttattccttccctttgtttcctatctcttaACCAGTTAAGAAGCTAAATCACAGTTCTCAAgttttagcaacccaaggacccccattttgattaaaaaatgttcAGGAACCCCAagcccccccagctcagcccttgGCCCGAGGCcatgtccctgccctgccccttttccaAGGCCCTGcacccactcactccatcctccccccctctgtcacttgctctcccccaccctcactcactttcaccaggctgtggcaggggttggggtgagggaggggatgagggtGCTGGCTGGGTGGTatttaccttgggtggctcccaaaAGCGACTAGCATATCTCTCTGGCAGTAGCTCCCAGGTGTGTGCTTGCGGGAGGACAGGGGGTCTCccacgtgctgcccctgcccgcagacaccacccccacagctcccattggccacagttcccggccaatgggagctgtggaatcaGCGCTCAGGGCAGCACAAGGAGACCCTTTGGCCCCCCAGGacgtgccggccacttccgggagcagtgcgGGGCTCAGGCAGGTAGGAATCCTGCTTTAGCCCCGGTGCGCCACCGGACTTTTAGcgagcaggaggcgctgggaggaagaggagttgatcagtgggccCAGTGGATCCCCAGGGGTTCCCTTGGGGACCTCCAGGGGTCCTCAGacccatttgagaaatgctgagctAAATCTAttcagtttatcaaagagaaCGTTGAGAGGTGATCATGGCATCTAGGCATGACACATGGATAGGAAatacaaccccttccccaaatccccaccccacctcttctccgcctccttccctgagtgTGCCACATCTgcgctcctccccactccctcctggaaagtcctaagcgccgccaaacagtGGAGCAGCAGGAGCCGGGGGTGAGGGGAGTTTGGCAGGCCGCTGGAAATAACTCCTCGGGCCACATGTTTGAGACTCCTGCAATAGCTAGAACCTTGAAATAAGATGCAGCTTTCTCACCATGAATGTGGTTTATTATTAGAATAGTTTATCAAGGGAGGTGGTGAACTCACAAGCACTTGACATCTAAGATGATATTAGATCTCTTTCTAAAAAGGTATGTTTCAATCCAGCTTCTGGAAGAAATTCTATAGCCTGtcggggtgggtggagggggaaaaggggtgtCAGGCTAAGTGTTCGtggtggtcccatctggccttggagtctgtgAATCTAAGTCCCCCTGTTCATCTCCTTCCATGTGGAGAACAGGACTGACTCCATAATACTCGCAGTGCTGCATTAAGAACATGACTAATATCACATTTCTAGGCTTCAGCTGGTCACCTGTAGGGATCAGAAAGGAATTTGTCCCTCACTGCATACTTGGCCACATATGttctggattttttcccccacgttcctctgaagcatcagagattggcTACAGCTAGAGACAAGACCCTAGAGGGGGCAGAAgcagtgctctgaggtggcacaGAGAATCCTTTCTAGATGCCTGGCTGGTGTgttttgctcacatgctcagggtccaattGATCACCGCATGTGGtgttggaaaggaattttcccccaggtcacagtggcagggagctggattttttgtttttttttgccttcctttacAACATGGAGTGTGGTTCATCTGCTGGGATGATCTAGGAATCTCTCACCTAATCCATTTCCTGTCACTGCCAGGGCCTTGGGCAGTGGTGGCCACTCAGTCTCTTCTAAAAGAAttaggaggacatgtggcaccttcgagattaacaaatttatttgagcataagctttcgtgtgatttatttatgatcaaataaatttgttagtctagcattgtcataaccatacagctaagggtagcctagaattcctccttacttgcaaggggttaagaagctcagataatgtggttggcacctgaccaaaaggaccaaaggggaaagaagatactttcaaatcttggggggcgggggggaaggctttgttttgtgtgttctcttgggaagcaaagaagcaccaggtcagaaaactccttctataaaccatcctaaaagtctctcatattacagaaattgtaagtaaaagccaggcaaggcgtgttagattatcttttgttctgcttgtgaatttttcctttgctggagggaggtttattcctgttttttgtaactttgaaactaagcctagaggaagttctgctgtgtttttgaatcttttgttaccctgtaaagttattttccatcctgattttacagaggtaacttttacttctttaaaaaaaaaaaaatccttcttttaagaacctgactgatttctctattgtcctaagacccaggggtttgagtCTGTGATCACTTGGTAATCAATtagttaggatattattctcaagcctccccaggaaagggggtgtaagggcttgggggaataggaactccaagtggtcctttccctgattctttgttaaatcacttggtggtggcaggtttcagagtaacagccgtgttagtctgtattcgcaaaaagaaaaggagtacttgtggcaccttagagcctaaccaatttatttgagcatgagctttcgtgagctacagctcacttcatcggatgcataccgtggaaactgcagcagactttatatatacacagagaatatgaaaaaatacctcctcccaccccattgtccagctggtaatagcttatctaaagtgatcatcaggtgggccatttccagcacaaatccaggttttctcaccctccaccccccgacacaaattcactctcctgctggtgatagcccatccaaagtgacaactctttacacaatgtgcatgataataaagttgggccatttcctgcacaaatccaggttctctcaccccctcacaaaaaccacacacacaaactcactatcctgctggtaatagctcatccaatagtaccctccaagggcaaagaatttgtgccttgaacaagttttaacctaagctgatagaaaTAAGCTGAGGCGGTTTTTCATGTGTGTCCCcccatctgtatcctagagttcagagtggggagggaaccctgacaggcacgcatctgatgaagtgggttttagctcacaaaagcttatgctcaaataaatttgttagtctcgaaggtgccacaagtcctcctgttctttttgctgatacagactaaaatggctgccactctgaaatcaGTCTCTGCTGTTCTTGACACAGcttagtctcctgaggactgaaaagCTTTAGTTTAATGGAAGTTTTTGTGCTGAATATAGTGGTATCCAAGCAAAATGTAATGGCTCATCAgacccaggaggtcagactaaatggtgtaataatggtcccttctggccttaagctctgTGAAATAGACCAAGCAGTGGTCAGCACAGCATGCAAGCAGGCAGAGTTCTTCGGAGCCCTTCTTGCTGTGTAGCTAGGTCAGCTGGTGAGCCATCTCTACAAAAACCAGCTGTAGCGTATAGCCGCAGAAATGGAAAAAGGAGGCAACAGGGAGCAGAAAGCAGCCCTGGCTGACATGACAGCATATATGCTGTATCCTGACCCCACAAGGCAGTTGTCTCCCCTTTGCCCTACAATACTGAAAATGAAGCTCTCCAAGATGaatcccagctcctctgctgggcACCGAGGGAGGAATCTTTCAGAAAAAGGCAGCTTCCTCCAGCCCTCCCAAATGCATTTTCTATGGTCTGTCTAGCTCCTTGAGGCACGGTAGCGCAGAGCACAGATGCTCTACTATACATGCACACCACACTTCCAGTCCTGCAGGAACAGAAGAGACCAAAGTTCTAAAATTGTGTTCCCAGAGCAAATCTGGGACAGATTAAAGAATTTTGTACTTACCAGCTCCCTTGAGCATGGTGCGGGGAGAAAGATTCCTTGATCAGTAGATAAGGAACTGCAGGAATGAGATTGGTGTTCTTAGTTTGGACTGTTGACAGGGATGCATGTGTACAAAAGAATATGGCTGCCATCAACCACAAGCCCATTCCTTGTTCCAAGACAGAGTCTCTTTATTACAGTGCACTTCTCAGAGAAGTTACAACATGGTTCAAAAACCAAATCCACATTTGGCTTGTATCTGATTCACACTTcacttcttcccctgcccccctgtAGTATTTTTATAGATGTACATTTTTGAACATGAATATATGTAACTTTTCTATTAAAAAGACATTTCTGCTTCATTTTCTCAATAGTCCAAGTAGATTTCAAATGGTTAAAAGACTGACAGACATTCTCTCCTTCCACTGGGTCCCctccattttttattattattatttttttttaaaagaggcaaAGGAGTAACTGCACATTCTGTTCACTGCAAAGCATTACTATCAATGGAAGAAGAGGGGCACCAGCCTGTTCTTCCACATTGGGACCAAAAGGGATGAGGAGATAGTGGAGACTTCAGGTGAGAATGGCAAATGCAAGTGGCAGAAGAGTACTTTTGACCCACCCAATGACATCAGACAGTGCAGCGTTTGCCAAACCACATATGTTTTGCTGAAACTGGAATGGATTTTTTGAACATGAGAATTGCTTACACAGCACTAGCCAGGCTGCTCCAGTCTAGTCTCCATGCATGTCCCCCAAATCCCCTTTATCATTCGATTCCTTTCTCCCCCTTGACACCAAATTACTGACGTTCACAGACTGATAGGGTTCCTGTAACAGAGATAACCTAAAGTGGTAGTTAGAATTGATAACCGTACAAGACATCGCTATCCGTTCCAAGGGAGCATAGGATGTTTTGTACAAAGCAGGAGTGGGAGCAGTAATCTCAGAAGCCTCGTTTCCAGCCTGCCGATGGAGATTCTAACGGATACCAGTAACTAAGGTCTTTTGTGAAATAAGTCACTTGGCCTGTCCAGACATCTGATCCTTCCTCCCAAGCTGAGCTTCTGCCATCCCACAAGAGAGGAATTAGCTAGAGGGGCTAATATATGACTGGAGCTGGGGAAACCTTGATCCAAAGAAGCCCCACAACCCCCCCAAACAAATTACTTTACAATGAGGTATGTTCTACACAGCAGAGAAAATTACACAGTTCCCACCACAGAACACACTGTCTATGCTACTGTTCAACTGAACCAGAAGAGACATCTCGCTTTACAGAAAGTTGCGTGGGTCAGAGGTTTGAAATACTGAGTAACATGCTGGTATATAGTCCTATGGCAACATTCAGAAAGAGTAAAATTATTCTACTGAAAAATGATGAAGGAAGGAGATCAAACTATACACTGCAACAGACTGCACTGATAACGGGGAAAACACAAAACTCGCATGAGACAACTGCAATGATAACCTGGCGTGTAAAACGGAGTTTTCTTGTCCTTCAGTTGCTGAGGGTCCTTTTTCCAATCATGTCCCATTGAATACCCTAAGTTCTGCTTGCTGGTGTAAAAATGCTATGTTCAAAGCTATGGAAGGTAGTGTTTAAAATAGAATACTATTGGTTTTATTTTACAGCATGTTTAAGGCACAGTGTGAGAAAGCTGCTCCCACTCCCAGACGTGCACACCTGTGTGATCTctccccctgacacacacacgcacacacacacagcagaggCTGGCTGGTTCTGATGAGATGCTCAGGGAATTGATCACTTCTGATTTTTGAGCTGGTTGGAGAGCCAGTCCAATCCCTCATAAAGCCCGTCTCCGCTGGTGGCACATGTTGCTTGGATGTACCAGTTCCTCTGACGAAGGGAATGCAAGCCAAGTTTGTCGGTGATCTCTGCAGCATTCATAGCATTGGGAAGGTCCTAAAGGGAAGTTCAATCACACAGAATGTTATAACTAAAAATGCTTTGCAGCCACTGAAACACATTAAGATTAAACGTTCAAACTGAAACAAGGCAGGACATTCCAACGCAGGTCTTTAACTAGAGAGCTCTCGGTACACTGTGGAGCTCTGTCAAAACTACCGAATCCTTGCCAGCTAACTgagactgtgtgtgagagagagagagagagagagcgcgcgcgcgcCTCACACACAATCACTGCCTCTCTTCACACATTCACCGTGTCTCTTCACCCCCCCCGTCACTATCTCTCATAgtcacacccacaccccccaTGCCCCTCTTTCtacaccccccccactcccctcccaacacatacttgtattattgttgttgttacctcttgatacttcctgcaatgcacacactttctctgtaatgttattctttcaaagtgctgctATTTTAGTGTTTTGGCTGGTCTGTgcattttatcattttatttctcttatgcttaaatttaatccTTTGAGTAGTGAGTACTAAAATGCCtatcctggctggagtaattatccctatggtaacttttaaaaaaagtatatattatatctaggatttttgtttctactggcGGGACACATCACCttgatattggtgcacataacaaaattcattctgcatacggatggaaaaaattagagggaacatagGTGGGGTCCTGCATCAGTCTGCTATCTAAACCCAACTTACTTCAAGTGTTTTAGGGACACCTGAAAGGTTTAGATGAAAGTGAAGCAACTAACTGAAGTCTGCTACGATGGGGAGATGAGCCTATGCCTGACTATGAATTTCAGTATGAACAGGTCTGACTTGTCATTTGGATTTGCTGTGCCTGCCACACTAATGAACTAATGACCCCTACATTCCTAAGCAGGTAGGCAAAATGGCTGGAAGAACCAGCGGGAATGTCAGGCAAGTATTGTAAGGCTGGCATGGATTACAAGCAAATTTTAACTGAAGAGCTGACTGTAGTTGGAAGAATCTAATCTAGACATTGACAGCAGAGTGGGGCAGAGTGACAACAGATCAGCCTTGCAAGAACAACTGAAATTTTACCAGCTCAGGTATAAATACCGTTTGCCCACCCTCCTCATGAGGATAATTAAGATGCTAAGGATATTTGCTCCACTAAATTAAGATTTACTCTTCCCAGAGCAGCAAAATTTCAAAAAGGCTGAATTACAAGAAGTCCGAAAACATCAATCTCACCTATGCAGGAGTTCTTCCTCCACCCCATCTAATCTCTCCCAGGCAGAGACTGCACCAGGGCTGTGCACTAGCAAGAACTCATAGGGTAGTTCCAGTTTCAGAAGATAAATATTTTCATTCCCCACAGCCAGTTCACTGTCTAGCCTGGAACCTTTTCCTGGTTAGGATcagagattccaaagccagaagcaaccattgtgatcatctggtctgacatcctgtgtaatacaggccctggaactgctccacaataattccttttgaactagagcagatcttgcaGAAGATTTAAAGACTGCCAATGCTGGCAATCACAAGGGCCATCCATGAAGACCTAGAAAAGATAGGGATCAGGAGACACCTCACCTGTTTGTTTACAAACACTAGTAAAACGGCATCCCGGAGCTCGTCTTCTGCCAACATTCTGGTGAGTTCTTCTCTTGCTTCATTCACTCTCTCCCTATCATTGCTGTCCACTACAAAGATTAAGCCTAAGCAGGAGTAAGAGGAGAGATGCAATCAGTGTTCAGTAATAACTAGGtcacataagaagggccatacagagtcagaccaatggtccatctagcccagtatcctcggACActggccagatgcttcaaagggaatgaacagaacatggcaatttcaagtgatccaccccAGCTGTCCAGTCCTGGCTTTTGGCAGTTGggggtttagggacacctggggcatggggttgtgtccctgactatcttggctataGTCACTAGTGGGTCTTCCATCACACTTTGACCTAGTtcacagagaaggaaaaaattAGCTAACATGTCCTTTCAATTACACAGCCAAAGATTATGAATTTTCACCTTGTGCAAGGCTAATTCCTCAAGCCTCCACTCCTGGTAAAACCCAAGTAAAGTTGGAGTATTGATAATGTGTCATCCCAGCCAATCTTATTTTAACCAAAGACCCCAATTTCTGAAAGTGTCAAATTGAAACTGACAATTTCTACTGCAGGCTGCAAGAAAAAGCTAACCCTACTGCCTCTTTATAGGCCTGTTAAAGTAATGCCTACCCTGGGCCATCACTGTCACAAGCAAAGCCACAGCATCATATGATTCTGG from Lepidochelys kempii isolate rLepKem1 chromosome 27, rLepKem1.hap2, whole genome shotgun sequence encodes:
- the LOC140903759 gene encoding ADP-ribosylation factor 2 produces the protein MGNVFEKLFKNLFGKKEMRILMVGLDAAGKTTILYKLKLGEIVTTIPTIGFNVETVEYKNISFTVWDVGGQDKIRPLWRHYFQNTQGLIFVVDSNDRERVNEAREELTRMLAEDELRDAVLLVFVNKQDLPNAMNAAEITDKLGLHSLRQRNWYIQATCATSGDGLYEGLDWLSNQLKNQK